The following are from one region of the Planctomonas sp. JC2975 genome:
- a CDS encoding LCP family protein, protein MSENESRSPARRRSSSTQRPLEGIARHGRLHSHPWTTFGKVVASVVAVTVVSVLGITGVAAVNLVSTTKHSVHLAGEAANGGAIPDIAALKGGVNVLMVASDTRTGQGNAWGTLADSAGIGNNDDNVLIHLSSDHTRLTVVQFPRDLEVPIPSCTTSSGGTVDAQDQAMLNTTLSEGGLSCVVSTIHALTGVNIPFAGLVTFDGVVALSNAVGGVQVCIGGAGIHDPNTSLNLDPGEVTLQGQNAAEFLRTRDGLVGGSDLSRLSNQQVFFGALARTVMSAGTLTNPVKLWGLAKAATSNITLSDSLDNITTLYQIASAMKGLQWSNITFMQYPVLADPEDSNRVIPDAESAQALDQALVNDQPVQLTAGAGEGSVTTSTTPITQPSAASTPAPSASSKSPAKSTPASSPSSTSSPASTAVTLGSNVYGQTAATQTCSNGAG, encoded by the coding sequence ATGAGCGAGAACGAGTCGCGGAGCCCTGCGCGGCGCAGGTCTTCGTCCACGCAGCGACCCCTCGAGGGGATCGCGCGCCACGGACGACTGCATTCGCACCCGTGGACCACCTTCGGCAAGGTGGTGGCATCCGTCGTCGCCGTCACCGTCGTCAGCGTGCTCGGGATCACCGGGGTCGCCGCCGTGAATCTCGTGAGCACGACCAAGCACTCGGTGCACCTGGCAGGCGAGGCGGCCAACGGAGGTGCCATTCCGGACATCGCAGCGCTCAAGGGCGGGGTGAACGTGCTGATGGTGGCGTCGGACACGCGCACCGGACAGGGCAACGCGTGGGGCACGTTGGCGGACAGCGCCGGCATCGGCAACAACGACGACAACGTGCTGATCCATCTCTCCTCTGATCACACCAGGCTGACGGTGGTGCAGTTCCCGCGTGACCTGGAAGTGCCGATCCCGTCGTGCACCACCTCGTCCGGCGGCACGGTCGACGCCCAGGACCAGGCCATGCTGAACACCACGCTGTCCGAGGGCGGCCTGTCGTGCGTGGTGAGCACGATCCACGCGCTCACCGGGGTGAACATCCCGTTCGCGGGACTCGTCACGTTCGACGGCGTCGTCGCGCTGTCCAACGCGGTGGGTGGCGTGCAGGTCTGCATCGGCGGTGCCGGAATCCATGACCCGAACACGAGCCTGAACCTCGATCCGGGCGAGGTGACCCTTCAGGGCCAGAACGCAGCCGAGTTCCTGCGTACGCGGGACGGCCTCGTCGGCGGATCCGACCTTTCCCGGCTGAGCAACCAGCAGGTGTTCTTCGGCGCCTTGGCCCGCACGGTGATGAGTGCCGGCACGCTCACGAACCCCGTCAAGCTGTGGGGGCTCGCCAAGGCCGCGACCAGCAACATCACGCTCTCGGACAGCCTCGACAACATCACGACGCTCTACCAGATCGCGTCGGCGATGAAGGGCCTGCAGTGGAGCAACATCACCTTCATGCAGTATCCGGTGTTGGCGGATCCCGAGGACTCGAACCGGGTGATTCCCGACGCGGAATCCGCTCAGGCGTTGGACCAGGCCTTGGTGAACGATCAGCCGGTGCAGCTGACGGCCGGCGCAGGCGAAGGATCCGTCACGACGTCGACCACCCCGATCACGCAGCCGAGCGCGGCATCGACTCCTGCCCCTTCCGCCTCGTCGAAGTCGCCGGCGAAGTCCACGCCCGCGAGCTCGCCGTCGTCGACGTCGAGCCCCGCATCGACCGCCGTGACGCTCGGCAGCAACGTCTACGGCCAGACGGCGGCGACGCAGACGTGCTCGAACGGAGCCGGATAG
- a CDS encoding phosphoribosylaminoimidazolesuccinocarboxamide synthase produces the protein MTAQTLPGWNHVYSGKVRDLYVPQGTASVSSAEALLVVASDRVSAFDFVLEPGIPSKGELLTTLSLWWFDRLDDVPNHLIADHTADGAERIPAEVAGRAMLVKPLDMYPIECVVRGYLTGTGWLEYQKSQSVCGIPLPAGLQNGDRLPEPIFTPAFKAQQGEHDENISFERTTELVGADAAAQLRDASLDIYRRASAIAEARGLILADTKFEFGADKTTGELTLADEVLTSDSSRYWDAATWRTGSTPAERMASFDKQIVRDWLSANWDKQGVPPELPQDVVQRTAARYRELLERLSGD, from the coding sequence GTGACCGCGCAGACTCTCCCCGGCTGGAACCACGTGTACTCGGGCAAGGTGCGCGATCTCTATGTTCCGCAGGGGACGGCATCCGTCTCCTCTGCCGAAGCTCTGCTGGTGGTCGCCAGCGACCGGGTGAGCGCCTTCGACTTCGTGCTCGAGCCGGGCATTCCGAGCAAGGGCGAGCTGCTGACCACGTTGTCACTGTGGTGGTTCGACCGGCTCGACGACGTGCCCAACCATCTGATCGCCGACCATACGGCCGACGGCGCCGAGCGCATCCCGGCTGAGGTCGCTGGGCGAGCGATGCTCGTCAAGCCGCTGGACATGTACCCGATCGAGTGCGTCGTTCGCGGCTATCTCACCGGCACGGGCTGGCTCGAGTACCAGAAGTCGCAGAGCGTGTGCGGTATCCCGCTTCCGGCCGGACTGCAGAACGGCGACCGTCTGCCCGAGCCCATCTTCACTCCTGCATTCAAGGCGCAGCAAGGCGAGCACGACGAGAACATCAGCTTCGAGCGCACGACCGAACTCGTCGGAGCGGATGCCGCCGCGCAGCTTCGCGACGCCTCTCTCGACATCTATCGCCGCGCATCCGCCATCGCAGAGGCACGCGGGCTGATCCTGGCGGACACGAAGTTCGAGTTCGGCGCCGACAAGACAACCGGCGAGCTCACACTCGCCGACGAGGTGCTCACCAGCGACTCCAGCCGTTACTGGGATGCCGCCACCTGGCGCACCGGGTCGACCCCTGCCGAGCGCATGGCCAGCTTCGACAAGCAGATCGTGCGCGACTGGCTGTCGGCCAACTGGGACAAGCAGGGCGTTCCTCCCGAGCTGCCGCAGGATGTCGTGCAGCGCACCGCGGCCCGTTACCGCGAACTGCTCGAGCGCCTGTCGGGCGACTGA
- a CDS encoding D-arabinono-1,4-lactone oxidase, producing the protein MAESAGTNWAGNYTYTASAVAHPSSVGEVQAAVRAAVATGSTVRALGTRHCFNDIADTTGTQLVTASLPERFDLDEDARTVTVSAGARYGDVALQLDAAGWALPNLASLPHISVAGAIATATHGSGDRNVNLAAVVNGIEFVDGSGEFRTLSRGDEDFAGAVVGIGALGILTAVTLDIVPTFEVAQTVYDGLDWDTVLENFDGITSAAYSVSMFTGWVGGVQQVWFKQRVGDGFAAAPETFYGSAQSREKRHPLPNVDATACTDQFGVPGPWYDRLPHFKLAFTPSNGEEIQSEYLVPRERAVDAIRALLPLAEQIAPLLQVTELRTVAADDLWLSSAYGTDALGIHFTWKREQQAVEAVLPAVEAALLPLGARPHWGKLFLDTEHVVPSLYPRFDDFRGLVAKYDPKGVFGNAYVKRLLG; encoded by the coding sequence GTGGCCGAATCGGCGGGCACCAACTGGGCAGGCAACTACACCTACACGGCGAGCGCGGTGGCGCATCCGTCGTCCGTCGGGGAGGTGCAGGCGGCCGTTCGGGCCGCTGTCGCGACAGGATCGACGGTGCGTGCGCTCGGCACGCGCCACTGCTTCAACGACATCGCCGACACCACGGGCACGCAGCTGGTGACGGCGTCGCTCCCGGAACGCTTCGACCTCGACGAGGACGCACGAACGGTGACCGTGTCCGCCGGTGCCAGGTACGGCGATGTGGCATTGCAGCTGGATGCCGCCGGCTGGGCGCTCCCGAACCTCGCCTCGCTCCCGCACATCTCCGTCGCCGGAGCCATCGCCACAGCGACTCACGGGTCCGGTGACCGCAACGTGAACCTCGCCGCTGTGGTGAACGGCATCGAGTTCGTCGACGGATCCGGCGAGTTCCGCACACTGAGCCGAGGCGACGAGGACTTCGCGGGTGCCGTCGTCGGGATCGGGGCTCTCGGCATTCTCACGGCCGTCACGCTCGACATCGTGCCGACCTTCGAGGTGGCGCAGACCGTCTACGACGGTCTCGACTGGGACACGGTGCTGGAGAACTTCGACGGGATCACGTCGGCGGCGTACAGCGTCAGCATGTTCACCGGATGGGTCGGCGGCGTGCAGCAGGTCTGGTTCAAGCAGCGCGTCGGCGACGGATTCGCCGCGGCTCCCGAGACGTTCTACGGATCCGCCCAGTCACGTGAGAAGCGGCATCCGCTCCCCAACGTAGACGCAACGGCCTGCACCGACCAGTTCGGTGTTCCTGGACCCTGGTACGACCGGTTGCCGCACTTCAAGCTGGCGTTCACGCCCTCGAACGGCGAGGAGATCCAGAGCGAATACCTCGTGCCACGCGAGCGTGCGGTCGATGCGATCCGCGCGTTACTGCCCCTCGCGGAGCAGATCGCTCCTCTGTTGCAGGTCACCGAACTGCGTACCGTTGCCGCCGACGATCTCTGGCTGAGCTCGGCGTACGGGACCGATGCGCTCGGCATCCACTTCACCTGGAAGCGCGAGCAGCAGGCGGTCGAGGCGGTCCTGCCGGCGGTCGAGGCTGCGCTGCTCCCGCTCGGTGCGCGTCCGCACTGGGGCAAGCTCTTCCTCGACACGGAGCACGTCGTGCCGTCGCTCTATCCGCGATTCGACGACTTCCGCGGCCTCGTAGCGAAGTACGACCCGAAGGGCGTCTTCGGCAACGCGTACGTGAAGCGGCTGCTGGGCTGA